One genomic segment of Clostridium saccharoperbutylacetonicum N1-4(HMT) includes these proteins:
- a CDS encoding HNH endonuclease domain-containing protein: MDKIYTPQETIILPKEICQVPYSSEVNYSAFAGVFNDTSASYKMYWLLAILKEVASNKKEVDCDKKEIEFRTLISRMVVKSWYPILKCKLSFGLCDSLAKVVNYISDTYNFGSNYNDDKLFKFIYESEDNKLNKMLKDLTYNVPYRFLAPFFKGKLKGRKVEKQIEELSRQDNECVYEIYQNEKNENCIRIRDNWFNYLKYNRKIIEGWAYYELTCFLQKRNPNVPGIAMKLEAPKERKLGEQRKIWKTIIDQKHIKDLYTGLDFSENNYDEYGELSIDHFIPWSFVLHDQMWNLIPTFKNINSKKSDNLLHYDTYIDRFCEMQYEAFCFVVDEDRKNQLDEYGQVLKVDNLKKFRHENREEEFVKRMKQEIGPVYGVAVNQGFGIVENLIF, translated from the coding sequence ATGGATAAAATATATACACCACAAGAAACAATAATATTACCAAAGGAAATATGTCAGGTACCATATAGCAGTGAAGTCAATTATTCTGCTTTTGCAGGAGTATTTAATGACACATCTGCTAGTTATAAAATGTATTGGTTATTAGCAATATTAAAGGAAGTAGCTTCTAATAAAAAGGAAGTAGATTGTGATAAAAAAGAAATTGAGTTTAGAACATTAATAAGCAGGATGGTGGTTAAATCTTGGTATCCTATTTTAAAATGTAAGCTTAGTTTTGGATTATGTGATAGTTTAGCAAAGGTAGTTAATTATATTTCTGATACATATAATTTTGGAAGTAACTATAATGACGATAAGCTTTTTAAATTTATATATGAGTCAGAAGATAACAAATTAAATAAAATGTTAAAGGATTTAACTTATAATGTACCATATAGATTTCTAGCACCTTTTTTCAAAGGGAAGCTTAAAGGCAGAAAAGTTGAAAAGCAAATTGAAGAATTATCAAGACAAGATAATGAGTGTGTTTATGAGATATACCAAAATGAGAAAAATGAAAATTGCATTAGAATAAGAGATAACTGGTTCAATTATTTAAAATATAACAGAAAAATTATTGAAGGCTGGGCATACTATGAACTTACATGTTTTCTACAAAAGAGAAATCCCAATGTTCCAGGAATAGCAATGAAATTGGAAGCACCAAAAGAAAGAAAACTAGGAGAACAGAGAAAAATATGGAAGACTATTATAGATCAAAAACATATAAAGGATTTATATACTGGCTTGGATTTCTCAGAGAATAATTATGATGAGTATGGTGAGTTAAGTATAGATCATTTTATTCCTTGGAGTTTTGTGCTTCATGATCAAATGTGGAATTTAATACCTACATTTAAGAATATTAACAGCAAGAAAAGTGATAATTTACTTCATTATGATACTTATATTGATAGGTTTTGTGAAATGCAGTATGAAGCATTTTGTTTCGTAGTTGATGAAGATAGGAAAAATCAGCTTGATGAATATGGACAAGTGTTAAAGGTTGATAATCTTAAGAAGTTTAGGCATGAAAATAGGGAAGAGGAATTTGTTAAGAGAATGAAACAGGAGATTGGACCGGTTTATGGGGTGGCGGTTAATCAAGGGTTTGGAATTGTAGAAAATTTAATTTTTTAG
- a CDS encoding ParA family protein: MASYLSTHKEKKVLLMDLDPQSNSTQVIIPEDKWDLYYGENSSRSTIYDFFDGMDNGEPNLSNLEVSFLAKDSKFKVDLIPGHPNLSVIDDLMSSCWDDTIGQKKGGLRKLNWLNQIKEKFKNYDYILIDVGPSLGALNRSILLNSDYFFTPMASDIFSLLGVKNIASWMNRWMKLYEYALNTFELTDSTFNLNEYKDKYLVNINVKETTRFIGYSIQQYSKRKYKSGIKTTQAYENVISEIRFAITSHLNIFRKNGLNDEDIKIGDIPYVYSVVPLSQTSNVPIFDLTYKDGVRGNQISSVNEYKEFMEHIATRFIKNVGETNE; this comes from the coding sequence TTGGCAAGTTATCTAAGCACTCATAAAGAAAAAAAAGTATTATTAATGGATCTAGATCCACAATCAAATTCAACTCAAGTAATTATTCCAGAAGACAAGTGGGATTTATACTATGGAGAAAATTCTAGTAGATCAACGATATATGATTTTTTTGATGGCATGGATAATGGAGAGCCAAACTTGTCTAATTTAGAAGTTTCATTTCTAGCTAAAGATAGTAAATTTAAGGTGGATTTAATTCCAGGACACCCCAATTTATCAGTAATAGATGATCTAATGAGTAGTTGTTGGGATGATACTATTGGTCAAAAAAAAGGTGGATTAAGAAAATTAAATTGGCTTAACCAAATTAAGGAAAAATTTAAAAACTATGATTATATATTAATTGATGTTGGTCCTTCGCTAGGGGCATTAAATAGAAGTATATTATTAAATTCAGATTATTTTTTTACTCCGATGGCATCAGATATTTTCAGTTTATTAGGTGTAAAAAATATTGCTTCATGGATGAATAGGTGGATGAAATTATATGAATATGCGCTAAATACATTTGAATTAACAGATAGTACGTTCAATTTAAATGAATATAAAGACAAATATTTAGTAAATATAAATGTAAAAGAGACAACTAGATTTATAGGCTACTCAATTCAACAATATTCTAAGCGGAAATATAAAAGTGGTATTAAGACAACGCAAGCGTATGAAAATGTTATTTCAGAAATACGATTTGCAATAACTTCGCATTTAAATATTTTTAGAAAAAATGGATTGAATGATGAAGATATAAAAATCGGTGATATTCCTTATGTATATAGTGTAGTTCCATTATCTCAGACTTCAAATGTTCCTATATTTGATTTAACATATAAGGATGGCGTAAGAGGAAATCAAATTAGCAGTGTTAATGAATATAAGGAATTTATGGAGCACATTGCTACTAGATTTATAAAGAATGTTGGTGAAACTAATGAGTAA
- a CDS encoding DNA-methyltransferase codes for MKYYYNDENIKLIYGDTTKILKKLQEKSVDMIFSDPPYFLSNDGITCSNGKMVSVNKGEWDKSKGFKNDVHFHKKWIKACDRVLKEDGSIWISGTYHCIHQIAYILLSMGYYIINEVTWYKTNAAPNLGCRCLTASHETLIWAKKSKKEKHTFNYEIAKQLNAGKQMRSVWEISTTPKSEKMFGKHPTQKPLKLLERIIKISTNEEDVILDPFCGSSSTGVGAVSNNRKYIGIDISEEYLELSKKRLIYIAKEKNNGTN; via the coding sequence ATGAAGTATTATTATAATGATGAAAATATTAAATTAATATATGGAGATACAACAAAAATATTAAAAAAGCTTCAAGAAAAATCAGTAGATATGATATTTTCAGATCCACCGTATTTTTTAAGTAATGATGGAATAACATGTTCAAATGGTAAGATGGTTTCAGTAAATAAAGGGGAATGGGATAAATCAAAGGGCTTTAAGAATGATGTTCATTTTCACAAAAAATGGATTAAGGCTTGTGATAGAGTATTGAAAGAGGATGGGTCTATTTGGATATCTGGGACATATCATTGCATACATCAAATAGCATATATTTTATTATCTATGGGATACTATATAATAAATGAGGTTACTTGGTATAAAACTAATGCAGCACCGAATTTAGGGTGTAGATGTTTAACCGCAAGCCATGAAACTTTAATTTGGGCAAAAAAATCAAAAAAGGAAAAGCACACATTTAATTATGAAATAGCTAAGCAATTAAATGCTGGAAAGCAAATGAGAAGTGTATGGGAAATAAGTACAACACCTAAAAGTGAAAAAATGTTTGGGAAGCATCCTACTCAAAAGCCATTAAAATTATTAGAAAGAATAATTAAGATTTCTACAAATGAGGAAGATGTAATATTAGATCCTTTTTGTGGTAGTTCATCAACTGGTGTAGGTGCAGTTAGTAATAATAGAAAGTATATTGGAATTGATATTTCAGAAGAATACTTGGAACTTTCTAAAAAAAGACTAATATATATAGCTAAGGAGAAAAATAATGGAACAAATTAA
- a CDS encoding Rpn family recombination-promoting nuclease/putative transposase, producing the protein MTADSKIISSGEIIKSSTNKTLKELNLEDDFLFAKVMSDKEICKELLEKILEIEIEKVEMVEEQKTIDLLLESKGIRLDVYVKDEKNTIYNVEMQRGKYKNLPKRLRYYQGSIDLDLISKGEDYRKLAKSYIIFICTFDLFNKGRHKYTFQNVCLEDNSIILNDEAQKIILNTKGILNDLNEELLEFLNYVEDSTDDKVKSIKGNLVKSIHKRVQEVKNDVSMEVEYMTLLERDREKIEEGKVELLLKLLIKKFKIIPDEYKDKLKSLSEENIELIATEIFDMKSIEDLKKYF; encoded by the coding sequence GTGACAGCTGATAGTAAGATAATAAGTTCTGGCGAAATAATAAAATCTTCTACGAATAAAACTTTAAAAGAATTAAACCTTGAAGATGATTTTCTATTTGCAAAGGTCATGAGCGATAAAGAAATCTGCAAGGAATTATTAGAAAAGATTTTAGAAATTGAAATAGAAAAAGTAGAAATGGTTGAAGAGCAAAAAACTATAGATTTATTGCTAGAGAGTAAAGGCATTAGGCTCGATGTATACGTAAAAGATGAAAAGAATACAATTTATAATGTTGAAATGCAACGTGGAAAATACAAAAATTTACCTAAAAGGCTAAGGTATTATCAAGGAAGCATTGATTTGGATCTGATAAGCAAAGGGGAGGATTATAGAAAGCTAGCTAAAAGTTATATTATATTTATATGTACGTTTGATTTGTTTAATAAAGGAAGGCATAAATATACATTTCAAAATGTGTGTTTAGAAGATAATAGTATAATATTAAATGATGAAGCGCAAAAAATAATATTAAATACAAAAGGAATTCTGAATGATTTAAACGAAGAATTATTAGAATTTCTTAATTATGTAGAAGATTCAACAGATGATAAAGTAAAGAGTATTAAAGGAAACCTTGTTAAAAGTATACATAAGAGAGTGCAAGAAGTTAAAAATGATGTTTCGATGGAGGTGGAGTACATGACTTTGTTAGAAAGAGATAGAGAGAAAATTGAAGAAGGAAAAGTTGAACTTTTACTTAAGCTATTAATAAAAAAGTTTAAAATAATACCTGATGAATATAAAGATAAATTAAAATCTTTATCAGAGGAAAATATAGAGTTAATAGCTACGGAAATATTTGATATGAAATCTATCGAAGATTTAAAAAAATATTTCTAG
- a CDS encoding SIR2 family protein, with the protein MSKIVWPENLIEELAYRRCIIFLGSGISATAKNADGNSPDTWGTFIKNIKSLMKKPTADDLQYIDGMIAQENYLLALQAISDLTEAGTYNKYLKDTYSRAGYIPSEVHKSIKDIDSKIVISTNFDKIYDNLCREYGYVTYDYQKSKSIIANIKSPESLIIKAHGTIDDTEEIIFTAKQYYEAQSKFPEFYSLLHALFLTHTVIFLGYSLSDPDINLILQNISNTSSSACPHYIVLKEGISKHKLNHWKETYNIEALEYGPSYDALEENIVFLRDSVVEFREERQIP; encoded by the coding sequence ATGAGTAAAATAGTTTGGCCTGAAAATTTAATTGAAGAACTTGCTTATAGAAGGTGTATAATATTTTTAGGTTCTGGTATTTCAGCAACAGCTAAAAATGCAGATGGAAATTCACCAGATACATGGGGAACTTTTATTAAAAACATTAAGTCGTTAATGAAGAAGCCAACAGCAGATGATTTGCAGTATATAGATGGTATGATAGCACAAGAAAATTATTTATTAGCGCTACAAGCAATTAGTGATTTAACTGAAGCAGGAACGTATAATAAATACTTGAAAGATACATATTCTAGAGCAGGATATATTCCATCTGAAGTACATAAGTCAATTAAAGATATTGACAGCAAAATTGTAATAAGCACTAACTTTGATAAGATATATGATAATTTGTGCAGAGAATATGGGTATGTAACTTATGACTATCAAAAATCAAAATCGATAATAGCTAATATTAAATCACCGGAATCACTTATTATTAAAGCACATGGGACTATTGATGATACTGAAGAAATAATATTTACAGCAAAACAATATTATGAAGCACAATCAAAATTTCCAGAGTTTTATTCATTATTGCATGCATTATTTTTGACACATACAGTTATATTTTTAGGATACAGTCTTAGTGATCCAGATATAAATTTAATATTACAAAATATAAGTAATACTTCAAGTTCTGCATGTCCTCATTATATAGTGCTAAAGGAAGGTATTTCAAAACATAAATTAAATCACTGGAAAGAAACGTATAATATTGAGGCTCTTGAATATGGTCCAAGCTATGATGCTCTGGAAGAAAATATAGTTTTTCTAAGAGATTCAGTAGTAGAGTTTAGGGAAGAACGACAAATACCTTAG
- a CDS encoding TRM11 family SAM-dependent methyltransferase — MDNFSQELTSIWSFRDRGDWNNHKGDYPGNCSPRVIRNLLLKYTKENDTVLDQFLGSGTTAIEVLLLNRKIIGIDINKKALDISNCRIKDLNGNKILKVGNAEKLEISNETVNFICTHPPYLDIIKYSKDIEGDLSLLNKVDFYTAIKNVANECYRVLKFKSKCAIIIGDVRKKGYIEPLGFNVMNIFLSTGFLLKEIIIKEQHNCKSTDKWKEIAKQKNFLLIQHEYIFVFEKNYFK; from the coding sequence ATGGATAACTTTAGCCAAGAGTTAACATCTATTTGGAGTTTCAGAGATAGAGGTGATTGGAATAATCATAAAGGTGATTATCCAGGAAATTGTAGTCCAAGAGTTATTAGAAATTTATTGTTGAAGTATACAAAAGAAAATGACACTGTATTAGATCAATTTCTTGGCAGTGGTACGACAGCTATAGAAGTACTACTACTTAACAGAAAAATTATTGGAATTGACATTAATAAAAAAGCTTTAGATATTAGTAATTGTAGAATAAAAGATTTAAATGGTAATAAAATATTAAAAGTTGGAAATGCAGAAAAACTTGAAATTAGTAATGAGACTGTAAATTTCATTTGTACTCACCCACCATATTTAGATATAATAAAGTACAGCAAAGATATAGAAGGTGATTTATCACTTTTAAATAAGGTGGATTTTTATACTGCGATAAAAAATGTTGCAAATGAATGTTACAGAGTACTTAAATTTAAATCAAAATGTGCAATTATAATTGGAGATGTAAGAAAGAAAGGCTATATTGAGCCTTTAGGCTTTAATGTTATGAATATTTTTCTTAGTACAGGTTTTTTATTAAAGGAAATAATAATTAAAGAACAGCATAATTGCAAAAGTACTGATAAATGGAAGGAAATTGCTAAGCAAAAAAATTTTTTATTAATACAGCACGAATATATTTTTGTTTTTGAAAAGAACTATTTTAAATAG
- a CDS encoding DNA adenine methylase, with product MEQIKAKPFLKWAGGKSKLIPELENRYPEELLNGKISIYVEPFIGGGAVYFDIASKFSFDKIIINDINSELILTYKVIKNSVDEIINYLNKYQEEYNNLSTLDEKEEYYYKIRNEFNKGKGNVNYQEIGTMEIEHAAYMIFLNKSCFNGLYRENKKGGFNVPFGKKEKINTYEEENLRAVNNLLQKTIILNGDFEKVEEFIDNKTFIYMDPPYRPLKGKGSFKDYSKEEFNDDTQIRLAEFYKKISHSGAKVMESNSDPKNSDEDDLFFDELYKEFRIDRINAARNINSKGNGRGKISEILVTSY from the coding sequence ATGGAACAAATTAAGGCAAAGCCATTTTTAAAATGGGCAGGAGGAAAATCAAAATTAATACCTGAATTAGAAAACAGATATCCTGAGGAATTATTAAATGGTAAGATAAGTATATATGTAGAACCTTTTATTGGAGGAGGAGCAGTATATTTTGATATTGCGTCAAAATTTAGCTTTGATAAAATTATCATTAATGATATAAATAGTGAATTAATATTAACATATAAAGTTATTAAAAATAGTGTAGATGAAATAATTAATTATTTAAATAAATATCAAGAAGAATATAATAACTTGAGCACTTTAGATGAAAAAGAAGAATACTATTATAAAATTAGAAATGAGTTCAATAAGGGAAAAGGGAATGTTAACTATCAAGAAATAGGCACTATGGAAATTGAACATGCGGCTTATATGATTTTTTTAAATAAAAGTTGCTTTAACGGACTATATAGGGAAAATAAGAAAGGTGGATTTAATGTTCCATTTGGGAAAAAAGAAAAAATAAATACATATGAAGAAGAAAATCTACGAGCTGTGAACAACTTATTGCAAAAAACAATAATCTTAAATGGTGATTTTGAAAAAGTCGAAGAATTTATAGATAATAAGACATTTATTTATATGGATCCGCCGTATCGACCATTAAAAGGTAAAGGTAGTTTTAAAGATTATTCTAAAGAAGAATTTAATGACGATACTCAGATAAGGTTAGCAGAATTTTATAAAAAAATATCACATAGCGGTGCTAAAGTTATGGAGAGTAATTCAGATCCTAAAAATTCAGATGAAGATGATTTATTTTTTGATGAATTATATAAGGAATTTAGAATTGATAGAATAAATGCTGCAAGGAATATTAATAGTAAAGGAAATGGAAGAGGGAAAATATCAGAAATATTAGTAACTAGTTATTAA
- a CDS encoding aspartyl protease family protein: protein MKLEYKSGLLFVDMKIGYKGNNVLLKNVVVDTGAAHTIINPDSVYKLGIKAEADDYGIGGEHYSYRNNINSVSIGSDCIEDINIDFGIIDEEGYINWLLGLDVLLKLGITINLKELELYSS, encoded by the coding sequence ATGAAGTTAGAGTATAAAAGTGGTTTGTTATTTGTTGATATGAAAATTGGATATAAGGGCAATAATGTATTGCTTAAAAATGTGGTAGTAGATACAGGGGCTGCTCATACTATCATTAATCCAGACAGTGTATATAAATTGGGAATTAAAGCAGAAGCAGATGATTATGGTATTGGTGGGGAGCACTATTCGTATAGAAATAATATTAATTCAGTTAGTATTGGAAGCGACTGTATAGAAGATATAAATATAGATTTTGGTATAATTGATGAAGAAGGATATATAAATTGGTTACTTGGACTTGATGTATTATTAAAATTAGGTATAACCATTAATCTAAAAGAATTGGAGTTGTATAGTAGCTAA
- a CDS encoding leucine-rich repeat domain-containing protein codes for MKKSKLTKVIASVLVVASVLLLNPIGASAEWKQDYNGWWYSEGDSWAKGWRYISGNWYYFGTFGYMEKNQDVDGWYLDNNGVGIKCIKAGEFDILKSTSGIVKFNRNVPWGPGETGIPLVIPGKIGDIEIKSIGNRGFYDCGFLTDVTIPDSVTSIGDSAFGRCVSLKRIIIPDSVESIGRDAFYACDEAVFYVNSEKTKQYLIKYGISPSKIILNTK; via the coding sequence ATGAAAAAGTCAAAATTGACAAAAGTAATAGCTAGTGTATTAGTAGTAGCTTCAGTATTATTATTAAATCCAATAGGTGCAAGTGCAGAATGGAAACAAGATTATAATGGCTGGTGGTATTCAGAAGGCGATTCATGGGCCAAAGGTTGGAGATATATTTCTGGAAACTGGTATTATTTCGGTACTTTTGGATATATGGAAAAGAATCAAGATGTAGATGGCTGGTATTTAGATAATAATGGAGTTGGGATAAAATGTATTAAAGCTGGGGAGTTTGATATTCTTAAGTCAACTAGCGGAATTGTAAAATTTAATAGAAATGTCCCTTGGGGTCCAGGAGAAACTGGTATTCCATTAGTTATACCAGGAAAAATAGGAGATATTGAGATAAAAAGCATAGGAAATAGAGGATTTTATGATTGTGGGTTTTTAACAGATGTAACAATTCCAGATAGTGTAACGAGTATTGGAGATAGTGCATTTGGAAGGTGTGTTAGTTTAAAAAGGATAATAATTCCAGATAGTGTGGAAAGTATAGGACGTGATGCATTTTACGCTTGTGATGAGGCTGTGTTTTATGTTAATAGTGAAAAAACAAAACAATATTTAATCAAGTATGGCATATCCCCAAGTAAAATTATATTAAATACTAAATGA
- a CDS encoding nucleotide pyrophosphohydrolase has translation MKETINRIRKFRDDRDWSQFHTPANLSKAISIEAGELLEEFLWDEENYNKEHVLEELADVMVYCIHMADALGVDLEEIINSKMNKNEEKYPVEKAKGNSKKYTHL, from the coding sequence ATGAAGGAAACAATAAATAGAATAAGAAAATTTAGAGATGACAGGGATTGGAGTCAATTTCATACACCTGCTAATCTTTCTAAAGCAATATCAATTGAAGCAGGAGAACTTTTAGAAGAATTTTTATGGGATGAGGAAAACTATAATAAGGAGCATGTTCTAGAAGAACTTGCTGATGTTATGGTTTATTGTATACATATGGCTGATGCTTTAGGAGTCGATTTAGAAGAAATAATTAATAGTAAAATGAATAAAAATGAAGAAAAGTATCCAGTTGAGAAAGCAAAGGGTAATAGTAAAAAGTATACACATTTATAA
- a CDS encoding GIY-YIG nuclease family protein, whose translation MDLKEKIRDLPSVPGVYLMKDSLGSIIYVGKSKNLKNRVGSYFQNIKSRTPKVEKLIKNLKDFDYIITDTEFEAFMLECTLIMELKPRYNRLMKNPLSYTYIKIDLGEKYPSIEISSTNNQNEHTLYFGPYTNKNAAEKAIQCIKDFYKINCNYNYKNGTSCLNYSLNLCIGMCLDIAATTKQYENITFKVIASLNDTDNTLLKEIEEKMLIASEKFDFETATKYRDYMASVTYLTNNRKTIKFAEENNNIVMIEALNEHLIKLFLIKKSNVLFSKTYNMKDINVKQLNEIIKINIIHYFKTITSDSIEINKDEIDKTQIIHSYLQSSKCNYITIPENLLNLECNSELDALITKLLII comes from the coding sequence ATGGATTTAAAGGAAAAAATAAGAGATCTCCCATCAGTTCCTGGAGTGTATCTTATGAAAGATTCCCTTGGCAGCATCATCTATGTTGGGAAATCAAAGAACTTAAAAAATAGAGTTGGTTCTTATTTTCAAAATATAAAATCTCGTACTCCAAAGGTTGAAAAGCTCATTAAAAATTTAAAGGATTTTGACTATATTATTACTGACACAGAATTTGAAGCTTTTATGCTAGAATGCACGCTAATAATGGAGCTAAAACCAAGATACAACAGATTAATGAAAAATCCATTATCTTATACATATATAAAGATTGATTTAGGAGAAAAATATCCTAGTATAGAAATTTCCAGCACTAATAATCAAAATGAACATACTCTTTATTTTGGTCCATATACAAATAAGAATGCTGCAGAAAAAGCTATTCAATGCATAAAGGATTTTTATAAAATAAATTGCAACTATAATTATAAAAATGGCACTTCATGTCTGAACTACTCCTTAAACTTGTGTATTGGTATGTGCTTAGATATAGCAGCTACAACTAAGCAATATGAAAATATCACCTTCAAAGTTATAGCCTCACTTAATGATACTGATAATACTTTACTCAAAGAAATAGAAGAAAAGATGCTCATAGCCTCTGAAAAATTTGACTTTGAAACTGCCACAAAATATAGAGACTACATGGCTTCAGTAACCTATCTTACAAATAATAGAAAGACTATAAAATTTGCAGAAGAAAATAACAATATAGTTATGATTGAAGCTTTAAATGAGCATTTAATAAAGCTTTTTCTCATTAAGAAAAGTAACGTTCTTTTTTCTAAGACTTATAATATGAAAGATATAAATGTTAAACAATTAAATGAAATTATAAAAATAAATATTATTCACTACTTTAAAACTATTACTAGCGATTCTATAGAAATTAATAAAGATGAAATAGATAAAACTCAAATAATACATAGTTATTTACAAAGCAGCAAATGTAATTATATTACAATTCCCGAAAATTTGCTTAATCTGGAATGTAATTCAGAATTAGACGCATTAATAACCAAGTTGCTAATTATTTAA
- a CDS encoding DUF5655 domain-containing protein, translated as MFLYNISGEKLEEIKEIPFKKEIELHKLCEGNLENIFGLKFVKREFSFNNFRLDTLAFDESSKAFVIIEYKNTSSFSVIDQGYAYLSLLLNNKAEFILEYNENCKTSLKRDDVDWSQSRVIFVSPSFNNYQKESINFKDLPFELCEVKKFSNNTVYFNSIKPSKSSESIKTITTSNNQAKTVNDEVIVYTEEDHYKNSSEEIIDLYSRIKEFIISLNDNISIKVKKMEIGFLCNNKIMIDILLQRKGLKIWLNTKMGTIDDSKNIAKDMSKTGHWGNGDYEIQIVNDDELEYIFSLIKQLYRIKMI; from the coding sequence ATGTTCTTATACAATATAAGTGGAGAAAAGCTAGAAGAAATAAAAGAAATACCGTTTAAAAAGGAAATAGAATTACATAAGTTATGCGAAGGTAATTTAGAAAATATATTTGGTTTAAAGTTTGTTAAAAGAGAATTCTCATTTAATAACTTTAGATTGGATACTTTAGCTTTTGATGAAAGCAGCAAGGCTTTTGTAATAATTGAATATAAAAATACTAGCAGTTTTAGTGTTATAGATCAAGGATATGCTTATTTGTCACTATTATTAAATAATAAGGCGGAGTTTATACTTGAATATAATGAAAATTGCAAAACATCGCTAAAGAGAGATGATGTTGATTGGTCACAATCAAGGGTAATATTTGTATCACCATCATTTAATAATTATCAGAAGGAATCTATTAATTTTAAAGATTTACCTTTTGAGTTATGTGAAGTAAAGAAGTTTTCTAATAATACAGTGTATTTTAATTCTATAAAGCCATCAAAATCATCAGAATCTATTAAAACAATAACAACATCAAATAATCAGGCTAAAACAGTTAATGATGAAGTTATTGTATATACAGAAGAAGATCATTATAAGAATTCTTCAGAAGAAATTATTGATTTATATTCTAGAATCAAAGAATTTATAATTTCATTAAATGATAACATAAGTATAAAAGTTAAGAAAATGGAAATAGGTTTTTTGTGCAATAATAAAATTATGATAGATATTCTTTTGCAAAGAAAAGGGTTGAAAATTTGGTTAAATACTAAAATGGGTACTATAGATGATTCTAAAAATATTGCTAAAGATATGTCTAAAACTGGACATTGGGGTAATGGAGATTACGAAATTCAAATAGTTAATGATGATGAATTGGAGTATATTTTTAGTTTGATAAAGCAGTTATATAGAATAAAAATGATTTGA
- a CDS encoding type II restriction endonuclease, with protein MKRNFDKWLETFRSSIADYEYYVNFKKVFQNVDNIKVELNILNSLIGSSDIENDFENLMERYPETLKCIPILLAVRNNEILAMDEDGSFVYDFRKKNQTIEQYKIFMKKTGLFDLLANHGITNLIDYVVGVETGLDSNGRKNRGGHLMEDLVEGYIQKEGITDYYKEMYLSDVEKKWDIDLSQLSNDGKTAKRFDFVVKTPSMIYGIETNFYASSGSKLNETARSYKMLAEESKEIQGFTFVWLTDGLGWQSAKRNLEETFDVLDTIYNIKDLEIGIMREVFK; from the coding sequence ATGAAAAGAAATTTTGATAAATGGTTAGAGACTTTTAGAAGCAGTATCGCAGATTATGAATATTATGTGAATTTTAAAAAGGTATTTCAAAATGTAGATAATATCAAGGTTGAGTTGAACATTTTAAATTCATTGATTGGCTCTTCTGATATAGAAAATGATTTCGAGAATTTAATGGAACGATATCCAGAAACTTTGAAATGTATACCAATTTTATTAGCTGTAAGAAATAATGAAATTTTAGCTATGGATGAAGATGGTTCATTTGTATATGATTTTAGAAAGAAAAATCAAACAATAGAACAATATAAAATTTTTATGAAAAAAACAGGACTCTTTGATTTATTGGCTAATCATGGTATTACAAATCTTATTGACTATGTAGTAGGGGTTGAAACAGGACTTGATTCAAATGGAAGAAAGAACCGTGGAGGACATCTCATGGAAGATTTGGTCGAAGGTTATATACAAAAGGAAGGTATAACTGATTATTATAAAGAAATGTATTTAAGTGATGTAGAAAAGAAATGGGACATAGATTTGTCGCAACTTTCTAATGATGGAAAAACTGCTAAACGTTTTGACTTTGTAGTTAAAACTCCTAGTATGATTTATGGTATTGAAACTAATTTTTATGCTAGTTCAGGTTCAAAATTAAATGAAACTGCTAGAAGTTATAAGATGTTAGCAGAAGAATCGAAAGAAATACAAGGTTTTACTTTTGTTTGGCTTACTGATGGGCTTGGATGGCAATCTGCTAAAAGAAATTTAGAAGAAACATTTGACGTTTTAGATACTATTTATAATATTAAAGACCTTGAGATTGGTATAATGAGAGAAGTTTTTAAATAA